The nucleotide sequence GTTTTGGCCGAGGTCCTCGCCTTTTAGACACGCAATGAAGCTGTTGTTTTCTGTGCGCCGGAATTTCCCCGCGGTATGTAAAATGCAATTAACGGCACTTGCCGCGCGCTGCGGAAATTGACATTTCAATATAATGGGTTTCTTGTTCTCGCTAATTGGCGGGACTTGTGCAcgcataaattaaataaacgcataaattaaaattaaacaaacttgGATCAAAAAAAAGCTAGTGATGACAAAAAGATGGCGTCTTTAGGACCAGGTTCGCTAATCGATTCGATTACCTCGGTCCTTTTGCGGTCTATCGGTCGAAATGTTCACCTCTAGAACAACTAAAAAGCTTGTTTTTGAGAAactaattaattatttataaaaattacttGTTTTCAATCTTGAATTTAGATTATGaatgaaatcaataaaaataccttATGTTTTTTGGGTAAACGAAGTAGGTTATTAAACATATTTCCATTATGgatcatttttaaaagttattaaaCGTAAAGGGTTTAATTTGActaaaatttaacattttaattaactttGTAAGTGACCCAAGGAACAAGGGGGAGAATAATGAATTAACTAAACTCATTTGCGCCAAACTCAAAGCTTACCGCCATTTGACAATCGATAAAACAATCGAATCGGAAAGGGAACCACCTTCGCCACTGGTTCCGTTGCAAAAAAGCCAGTCAAGACCTGGAACAAGTGAACCGCTGAGTAGGGTTGtggaaatatataaaaaatatcgtatcgtatttatttgtatttaaaaataacaatatattgatattgatattgatattgatcaatatattgatattttaaaatatttttcacatcCCTCTTTTACTGACACTTACGTGACCATAGCGATAATAATAATCactatataaatatttatttttcacaTCCCTAACTAGAGATTGACACTTACGTTGGTGCTATCTCCCTCTTTTACTGAGACTTACGTGGCTCTTACGTTTGCATACACTTACGTTTCTGGCACTTACGTGACAACGGCGCAAAAAATATTACGGTGAAAAAATATCgcgatatatttatttttattccaaaaatatactaaaatataaaaatatactaTCATCCCTACCGCTAAGTGACGTGTAAGCGCAGCCAGAAAACCATTTCAATTGTTTTTAGCCACGATTTAACGGAGAAAATGGGTTCGTTCCGCCGCGACAAagacgaggaggaggacggTAAGTAAGGCTGCAGCGCCTGGAACCTACTAATCCCCCGGCCAACGGGGCCAGCAGGAGGAAAACCCAGCTGCTGGAAGGTGCTCCGCTGGCACAGACACACTCTCACACACACCCACTAACACCCAGAACAGACAGAAAAGAAAAATCGAGTTTTCCTCTAAATTGACCGAAAACATGAACTATTTTTCTATTGCCACGCACAAAAAACAACGCGGCAATCCGCCAGCAGGACCGAGCAATGCGTACCAAAATCTGGAGAAGACGTCGGTGCTCCAGGAAACGCGCACCTTCAACGAAACGCCGGTGAACGCGCGGAAGTGCATCCACATCCTGACGAAGATCCTGTACCTGATCAACCAGGGCGAGCAGCTCGTGGCCCGCGAGGCCACCGATTGCTTCTTCGCGATGACGAAGCTCTTCCAGTCCAAGGACGTGGTGCTCCGCCGCATGGTCTACTTGGGCATTAAGGAGCTGAGCTCCATTGCCGAGGACGTGATCATTGTGACCAGCTCGCTGACGAAGGACATGACCGGCAAGGAGGATCTCTACAGGGCCGCCGCTATCCGGGCCTTGTGCAGCATCACCGACAACACCATGTTGCAGGCCGTGGAGCGCTACATGAAGCAGTGCATCGTGGACAAGAACGCGGCGGTCTCTTGCGCCGCCTTGGTCAGCTCCCTGCGACTGGCCAGCACCGCCGGCGACGTGGTCAAGCGGTGGGCCAACGAGGCCCAGGAGGCCCTGAACAGCGACAACATCATGGTGCAGTACCACGCCTTGGGGCTGCTCTACCACATCCGCAAGTCGGATCGTCTGGCGGTGTCCAAGTTGGTCAACAAGCTGACCAGGGGTTCTCTGAAGAGTCCCTACGCCGTGTGTATGTTGGTAAGTGGAAAAAATAACACTTCTAAAATTTACCCAAGAAATATAGGAACAGTTAATGAAATCATTGCCTTCTTTGCTTTGAAGTCCCCAATAACCGAACTTCTTCCTGCATCCCCCAGATACGCATTGCCTGcaagctgatcgaggaggaggACATTCCCTCCGAGGAGCTGTCGGACTCGCCCTTGTTCACGTTCATCGAGTCCTGTCTGCGCCACAAGAGCGAGATGGTCATCTATGAGGCGGCTCACGCCATCGTCAACCTGAAGAACACTAATCCGCGGATGCTGTCGCCGGCGTTCTCCATCCTCCAGCTATTCTGCAGCTCGCCGAAGGCTACGCTGCGCTTCGCTGCTGTGCGCACGCTCAACAAGGTGGCCATGACGCATCCGGCGGCGGTAACCACCTGCAATCTGGACTTGGAGGGCCTCATCACGGACTCCAATCGATCGGTGGCCACGCTGGCCATTACCACGCTGTTGAAGACCGGCGCCGAATCATCGGTGGAGCGCCTGATGAAGCAGATCTCCACGTTTGTGGCCGAGATCTCCGACGAGTTCAAGGTGGTGGTGGTCCAGGCTATTTGTGCCCTGTGCACCAAGTATCCGCGCAAGCACACGGTGCTGATGAACTTCCTCAGTGGTATGCTACGCGAAGAGGGCGGTCTGGAGTACAAGACCTCCATAGTGGACACCATAATCACCATTATCGAGGAGAATGCGGATGCTAAGGAGTCCGGTTTGTCGCACCTGTGCGAGTTCATCGAGGACTGCGAGCACGTGTCTCTTGCCGTGAGGATTCTCCACCTGCTGGGCAAGGAGGGACCCTTTGCGGCCACGCCCTCCAAGTACATACGTTTCATCTACAACCGCGTCATCCTGGAGAGTCCCATTGTTCGAGCAGCTGCGGTCACGGCAATGGCCCAGTTTGGAGCCTCTTGTCCGGCTCTGTTGAGCAATATTCTTGTTCTGCTGGGTCGTTGCCAGATGGATCCGGACGACGAGGTGCGGGACAGGGCAACTTACTACCTGAGCATCCTTAACTCGGAGAGACCAGAGCTCTACAAGAACTACATCATCGAGCGGGAAAATTGCTCACTGGCTCTGCTGGAAAAATCGCTGGTCGACCATCTGAATGGCGATCTAGAGACGCGCTTCGACATTTCCATTGTGCCCAAGGCAGCCATCGTGAAGCCGGTGATTGCCAACGATGTAATGCTGGTAACCAGCACTGCACCGCGGCCTCCGAAGATCACGCGCGAGGAGGAGAGTGCCGCCCGTTTGGCCCAGCTGCCGGGAATCCAGGTGCTGGGCCCCATCCATCGCAGCACCGCTCCCATCCAGCTGACCGAAAGTGAAACCGAGTACACGGTGCAGTGCATCAAACACATCTTCGGCCAGCACGTGGTCTTCCAGTTCGACTGCTTGAACACCCTGTCCGATCAATTCCTGGAGAACGTGCGCGTGGAGCTGACTCTGCCCGAAGGATTCACGACCAGGGCGATCATTCCGTGTCCCAAGTTGCCCTACAACGATCTGCAGACCACATTCGTCATCGTGGAGTTCCCGCCCGATGCAGCCAGTTCCATAGGTAAACTGACTAGTTATCAGACCAATAAGATCTATAGTATATGGAATTTTGTAGATTTCTGTTCAACTTGCTTATTACATTtagcaaatatttatttatttctttaatttattcatttattctaTAATTTTCAGCTACCTTTGGCGCCACTTTGCGATTTGTGGTCAAGGACTGCGATCCCAACACCGGCGAGCCGGATTCGGAAGAAGGCTATGACGACGAGTACATGCTGGAAGACCTGGAGCTTACTGTGGCCGACCAGATACAGAAGACCAAGAAGAACAATTTCCAAGTGGCCTGGGATGCGGCCGACAGCGAAGGTGCGGGAAAGAGTAGATAAACTCAcaggaaatattattaattatttggCATTGCAGAATGGCTGCAAGCCGAGGACACCTTTGTGCTGTCGGCAGTCACCACCTTGCAGGATGCGGTCAACACCATAGTAAAGATACTTGGATTGGGCGCAGCAAATCTCTCTGAAAAGGTGCCCGAGGGTACTCACCTGCATACGTTGCTCTGCTCAGGTAAGAATCCTTCGCTTTGAGATAGAATATGTATAAAAAACCACTCCCTTTATTTCAGGAACCTTCAGGGGCGGGGCCGAGGTGCTGGTCCGGGCCAAGCTGGCACTTTCCGAGGGCGTCACGCTGAACCTGACCGTGCGCAGCACAGATCAGGACGTGGCAGAGCTCATAACGGCGGCAATCGGATAAAACAGCGAGCCATGCAGGAATCTCGTCTGGTTCCTGCGTGCTGTCAACATAATCTAAACTCCAACTATGAAAGAGAAAGCTACACTtaatcaaaaatataatttgtaCCTTTAAGTGACTGTCTCTGTAATAATCCTAGAACCCTGTCCACGATTCGGCATGTTACTGCCAATTCCAAAAAGTATGTGGCCCAGCGATGCATCctttgaaatgtattgtattgttTATTATGCCCCTATTAGCCTGTGCATTTAGCCTAAGTAcggaaacaaaaaaaatataaatacatgtATATGCAATGCAACCCAATTTAATGGCGTTTCTTTAAAGATGACTTCAAATGGAAAGTTTTATGTTGTATTTTTTACCCATACCTCCAATAACAAATAGCTTCATAACTCGTTCTTACTTTATTTTATAtcgtattttatttaattataaataactTAAAGTTGCAGTAACCTAGAgtactttttgtttttcctatttttacaaatttgttttttaatcgTTTATTTTCGCTGCGTTTTCAACATTCGTCTTAGATTACAAATTTATCTCTCTCGCATCAATTTATAATTTCTTGTGCCTTTGCTCGCAATCGATTCCTTATTTCAGATTCTCCGATTCCGGCTATATTGAATATTTTCGTGTAAAATGTATCCGACGATAATCGTCTTTCGATCGATCGAGCCACTTTCagtattaattatttaaaatgtaaacgCACGCaagtataaaaaataatataggTTCGTAATAACAAATATAACACACTCACGCAGGTTGCAGCAATTTCACAATGATAATTTCATTTCGTTACAATTTCTATACTCATCCTCAAATGTGTTGAATATGTCAATAGATATATGTTTATATAGTTACGAGTGGTTCTCCGTTGTGTGTTTTGTGGGCTTTTTGCCAGGCGACTGGTATTCGAGTGGAGATGTGCATCATCACCCCGCCTGTTCGCTCGATAATTTCATCCAATTTCTCTGTATAATACAAACTAGATTGTTTCTCTGTTTTTGTGTCGCGGGTCTTGTCCTGATTGATTACTCCACAtgcagacatacatacatattacAATTATATTACAATTAACATATTTCGTTTACACTTTTCGTTAAGGTTTGCTTTGCTTATTTGTTTCAGGAGGATGTCGCGAGTGAGCCAGGAGCCCGGAGCTGAAAGTCACAACACTGCTCCGGCACTTTAGTGGGTCGCTTACTGGTTATGGGTTCCTGTTTCCGGGGGCGGTACTGGTGGGTCGCAGGATCGGTCGGGGTCGGGGTCTTGACTATTGAGCAGCTTAAGTCTTACAATTAAGATAGAGTTAATGCTTGGATATTTTATACAGTGAGTGAGTGCTAGCtggtgctgttgctgatgCTTTTGTTGGGTGTTGATCGATAGGTTCCGCTGATTCCGATTCCCGCCCGCTTCAACACTTGAACTTGACCATGGGAATATGCTTGGAAGACACGCACTTGTCGCAGCACCACTCGGCAAACACCTCCTTGTTGAGCATTTGGAAGGCCGCCTCTGTCAGGCCCACACACGTTCTGCAAAGATGATACAGGAATTAGTTAATGATATCAATAGATTTTCGGAAACCCCTGTGATTCGCAATGTTGATATGTTAGGTATGGTTAATTCCCCAGTTTATTTTGAATTAGCAAGGACATTTGATTATAATGATTACTAAGGAATTTCCTAGAAACATACCTCAGTTTAAATAATATGAAGAATTTGGTTTCCTATTTTAGATATTAAGATTGTATTCGGATCTGACCAATTTAATTGTATATATTGTGACAACCAATTTGGTTTAGTTAATCGCAAGTCAACAGCCTAAGCCAATTACTATTATTTACTAGCTTAAACTAAAGCAAATTTCTCTATTGATAGTCGAAACCTACCTGTGAAAGAAGAAGTTACAACCGGATTCACAGAACACGGCCTCGTCGTTGTCGTTCACCTCCTTGTGGCACATGCCACACGGATAGATGGGCGGCGCGTTTGGATTCTGCGGGTTGAAGACCATCGGTTGGCCCGGGGGATACATCTTTCCGCCGCCCATTGTCATCGGTTTGGGACCCACGCCCATGGGGCCGCCCATCGGTCCGCCGCCCATGGGTCCCATGTTTCCCATCGGTCCTCCGGGTCCCATTGGACCGCCTCCACCACCGCCGAACATATTAGGTCCGGGTCCGCCCATTGgattgtggtggtggtgcggGTGTCCGTGGTGCGGAGACATGTGCGGGTGCGGGGGTCCGTTCATGCCACCGGGTCCGGGTCCTGGACCTGGTACTCCACCCATATGGCCGTGGCCCATGTGCGGACCCGCGTTCCCATGAGGTCCGCCCATCATGTGCGGATTGGGTCCACCGCCCATGTGTGGCGGCATTCCTCCAGGTCCTCCGTGCATCCCAGGACCGCCCATCATGTGCGGCGGTGGTCCGCCGGGATGGTGGTGCGGATGAGGATGCGGGTGCGGGTGATTCATCATATTCGGATGCGGGGGACCAAGGTGCGACGGCTGCTGCGGTGGCAGCATCTGGTTCATGCCCATTCCGTGGCCAGGTGGGCCGCCGCCCAtgtgctgctggtgctgcatAGGAACTGCGTTCGGGTTCATCTGGCCCATCATGGGTccgttgttattgttattgctgttgttgttattcGGACCATTGGGGCCGGCGGGCGACTGCAGCGGACTGGGTCCGGAGTTGGGCATGCCCGGACTGGGACCAGAGCTGTTCAGCGAATGGTGCGGTGACATGGCGGGCGGCGCTGGCGAGGATGTAGGCACTGACGTGGACATCGACGTGGCCGTCGAAGTGGGCGTGAGCGTGGGCGTGGCGGGCGAGGGTACCGAGGAGGAGGCCACCGACGATACCGAAGGTCCATTCGACTGCATCGACGTCGGCACTCCCAGGCGTCCGGCTGCCGGCGAGAGGTGAGGATTTtgattgttgttgctggcgTTGTTTGTATTGCttccgttgttgttgttgccgccgCCACCGGGATTCCCGCCGAGCATGTTGTTCCCAGGACCTCCCGGGTTGTTGCCGTGCGCGGGGGAGATGCCACCGGGTCCCACAAGACCGCCAGGCCCAGGACCTGGCCCTGGGATAGGTCCTCCGGGCATGTGACTGCCATGTCCGGTGGGTCCATTGCCCAGCGGACTGTGCAAAGGCGGCGGACCCATCTGCCCATTGTTCATCGGTGGCTGCGGaggttgttgttgctgctgtgggCCGCCGGGATTGCCAGGATTTCCAGGCCCCGGTCCGGAAGGCGGCCCCAGCGGGCTGCCAATGGGATTGCCCATCGGCGAGCCCATGGGCAAAGAGTTCATCGGCGAGTTCTGGCCCGGACCGCCCATCGGAGAGCCCTGCATGGCTCGCGGATTAGGTCCATTAGGACCTCCACCCATGGGCGACAGACCGCCCATGCCCATGTGATGGGGTGATATGCTGGGGCCTCCCATTCCGCCCATGGGGCTCATGCCACCCATGCCAGCCATTCCTCCCATGGGACTGCCCATTGGCACGGGTCCTCCTGGGCCTCCAGGTCCTCCGGGCCTTCCGTGGTTCATGTGCGGTGGAAGTCCGACTCCTGGTCCCGGTCCCATTTGATGGGGATGCATAGGGCTCATGCCGCGCATCGGAGGCGGACCACCCATGTGCGGATGGGGGCCATGTGGATGACCCATGGGACCGCCCGGATGGTGCGGGTGCATGTGCGGATGCATGTGTGGCGGGGGAGGCGGTCCGCCGCCCATGCCCATGCGGTCCTCCCAGTGCGGATGGCCTCCCGGTCCACCGCCGCCAAAGTGACCACCTCCCGGACCGCCGCCCATCTGGTTCATGGCCGCCATAGCCGCGGCCGCCGAACTGGACATCGCCGATACCTGGGGGCTGTCGTCGAACGGATTCGAGGCAATAATGGTGTCTCCAAAGCCTCCCATCGGCGGAGGGGGCAGCAGATCCTGCGGCGTGGGTGgcgcctgctgctgctgcatggAGTTCGCAGCAGCGGCTGCGGCAGCcgccgcagcagccaccgccGCAGCGGAATTGGCGGCACTTGAGGTTTTCCGCCGCTTCTTCGGATTGCTCGGCGCCGAGATGATGTCCGTCGGAGGCGGCGGCTTGAAGTCGGGCGGACACAGTCCGCCCGCTGGACCCGGCAATCGATATGGCGCCATACCAAGATTGTGGGTCATATTCGAGGTATTCTTCTTCCTAATGGTGGCAGCTTTTCTTCAACGGCGTGGGGCAAGAAATTCGGTTGTAGCGGCGTCGCCAATCCCGCGCAGGAGATCTCGACGCTGGTGAAGGAGTGCTGGTTTGTGGCGAGTGGAGTCGTTGAGAGGCGGGCGCTAATCCCCTAGAGCCTTAGTTGACCAACTGCAGTGGGTTTTTATCGGTGGGTTTGGCTTTTTGCCGGTTATCCGGCCTGGGACCGCCTGAAGTTCGAGTTCCTGGGGGAGTGGAGGGTGCCAAATGAGTATCGGGGGTGCTGCGGGCCAAGTCAACTACTCACCAACTCATCTCCTGGCCAGGATCGTTAGGAAAATCGCTTTCCCTCAAGCAATTGGCCCACGGAAAGCAGGTAAACACTTTCGGCACAACGAACGGCAACCCCGTTTCTTTTTCGGGTTGGCAACTCTACGCTGGAAACCCAGCGTCGTGTTGTCTCGTTTCAAAAGCGCCAAGCACCTGCCGCTTCTTGGCTTTTCAGGGACTTCTAACCACTTTACCTGGGATTACGTCTATGTAGCACTCTGCACTTAAGTTCACCACTGATTTCCCTCCTTTAACCCTGCGAAAGGCGCTTGCTGGGCAGCGCTCTTCTTCTTGCCACCGATTTTATGTCCTCCGCTGCGTTTCCCGTTCCGTTTTAATTGCAGTGCAGCGTTTAACTGTTGTTTGTTTACGGGCTTCACTTTCTCGCTTTACTTTTACTCTTAATCGGGGCACAAGACAACCGGCGGTTAGAAATAGTTGGCTTTAATCGCTTGGAGAATAGCCTGCGTTTTCGGTTGGCTTTTTGTTGATTCCGATGGCCGCTACAGCATCCACTTTTAATTAGCGCCGATTCTCGGGGCGGCACACGCACGGCTTACCGTTACGCGCGTTCGGCGGTCCGGCGGACTGACCACTGTACCGTTATTGAGCAGCAGCACATTAACCTTTGTTtattttgaccaatttttgcGTGCGAAGAAgcgaaatataaataattttcatcGCAAGTCGCCAGTGTGGCCGTTTGTCAACGTCGAGCGAAATGCCGGAATTCCAGCGGCCATCTGGAGTGACCAGAGCGGGCGAGCACGAGGCGGCCTGCTAATACGGTGgatatttgaaaattaaaaggGTTTTAAGACGAAATGAAGAGCTAGAAAGGTAATTTAATTAGTTTACTGAAGGTAATTAGTTGCAGGGGACTCTAATTTCTTTAAAGTATGGAATTTATCGCCTATCGATAGGCAGGTAAAGTTATCGGAGACCCCCGGTGACGCTTGTTTATTGGCGGTGTTTAAAAAAAGAGTTTGAACAGACTTTGCAACTTGAGCCAGCGCGGATTTAATAGCGATGTGGAGCAACTTCGAGGCATCCTCGGTGGAGGACGAGACCATCTCCAATGTGTTTTCGTCGCGCGGCATCTTCCAGATAAGCAGCGAGGAGGAAGTGAGTCCTTGTGGCGCGGGATCTACAGTTAGAGTTCAAGTTTCCCTTTGTTTCCCTCCAAGGTTAACAAATATCCGGATGTTCTGGCCTCCGTGCAGTGCGGCAAGATGGTCATCGGCATCGACAAGAGCCTGCTCCTGCTGGAGGACGAGCTGGTGGCCAAGTGCAGCTTCCTGGGATTCGGGGCGGCCATAGAGGCCATCACCATTTCCACCAGTGGCAACCTGATTGTCTGCGGCCTCAGCGATGGCGAGGTCCACGGGGTCTTCATCAAGGGACTGCTCCTCTTTAGCGTGGCCGTCAATCTGGAGGACGTAAGTCTCACGGGCGGCACCTTTCGGAGCATCCACCAGCTGGATCAGCGATACTACTTCACCTGCAAGAACGGCAGTGTCTACATGTAGGAATCTAGTGATAAACCTTATATCCTCTGGAGAACTTCCTTAAACAATCCTGTTTTCTAGTTTAAGCGACATCGACGAGTCCAGTCTGGAGACGCTGAACAACGTGACCCTGAGTGAAAACGACACCATTGCCTGCGAGAAGGCCATACTCGACGATGTCACCATTCAACGCCTGTCCAAGGGACGATCCTCGGGCAACGTGGACTGTGCAGTGCTGCTCAAGCAGCTGGTGGCCGCCAACATCAGTGCGCAGAACAATCAGGAGGATCTGGGCACTCACCCCGGTCTAGTCATCTCTGGAGATCAGAGCACGATGAATTTTAGGAGTGGCACCGCCAGCGATGTGACTCGCATCAATCTGCCCGCTCACTTCGGCAGTCTCAAGCAGATCTTCAACTTGGAGCACTACATGTGAGTGGAATTGACGACTTAAGATGTCCCTGGTCACTTACGATGTATTTGGTATACCCTAGAATCGCTCTCACCAACTCTGGCCATTTGCTGGACATTTGTCCGTACACCCGCACAGTTCACATGTGCCAAACGACCCAAAGGAAGAATCTGCTCATCGAAGATCTGCTGGTCATGGAGTGCAGTGAAGAGAGCATCGAGCTTTTAGTGCTGACGAAGCCAATGGATGAGGGACGCTTCATTAAAATAGTGGAGTATCCAAGTAGGAAACAAGAAAGGAGTATgatatgaaatatatttaatccTTCAAACATTCCAGCTCTTAATGTAAAAAACGAGGTGGAGGTACCTGATCACGCTTGGCTTGTACGCCAGCCAAAGTGTGCGGTCAACTTGTATTATCTGGCTGCCAAGGAGCTCAACCAAAGCAGCATTCCCTCGGTGGTGGAGATGATGCTCGTTTCCGAGACCGATCCCAGCGATCGTTTTAAAAAGCTCATTGCTAAAGGGCGCCTGGAAGAGGCTGAGGTAATTGGGTGATTCCTATCTTTTAGCTATCCTTTATTCATTGCCATTTTTAACAGGAATTCGGCAAGCAGTTCGAACTGTGCCTGCAGCCCATCTACGAAGCCAAGGCGAAACGCATTCTGGTGGAGCTCTGCAACTCGAGTTCCCAAAAAGATGCCTCTGTTGTGGAGAAGAAATTCAAGAACTTGCTGCAGTTGCTGTCGCAGGTGGAAAGTAAAGCCTTTATCAAAAGTCATCGCATGATCAACTTGAATTCAAGACACATCCTTGAGCGCTATCTGCATGAAGTCAAAAAGCGATTGAGTTTTGAGGATGACGAGGAGGACATGTTGGAAATTGACGAGCAACTGCACCGACTTAAAACTCTTGCCATCATAGATCCCTACGAATGCAACACGGACTGGCAGAAGTTCATTTACGACAACAACCTGGTCAGGATGGTCAAGTCGCTCTTTAATACGGATATGCCCACGGCCTGTCTTATCTGGCGACGCCACTCGAGCAGCATCCTGCCGTTACTAAACGAGGATGAGCTGCGAAAGCTTCTAGGATTCATCCCGAGCAACACGAAACCCTTTAACGTGGTCCAGTGGCTACGTCAATTTATTCCGATGGTTAGCAACACGCATCCCAGCATAATGCCGTTTATCACCGACTGGAGCGTTGAGATGACGCGAAATCTGCAGTACAGTCCCCACTGGCCGGATATCGGCTTGGAGTTTAGCACCAAGATACTGGATATATTTGAGGAAATGCAGTTCACTTACTCGTAAGTAGAAGGCTTTCCTGCTCTCTT is from Drosophila suzukii chromosome 3, CBGP_Dsuzu_IsoJpt1.0, whole genome shotgun sequence and encodes:
- the gammaCOP gene encoding coatomer subunit gamma isoform X3 — translated: MGSFRRDKDEEEDGPSNAYQNLEKTSVLQETRTFNETPVNARKCIHILTKILYLINQGEQLVAREATDCFFAMTKLFQSKDVVLRRMVYLGIKELSSIAEDVIIVTSSLTKDMTGKEDLYRAAAIRALCSITDNTMLQAVERYMKQCIVDKNAAVSCAALVSSLRLASTAGDVVKRWANEAQEALNSDNIMVQYHALGLLYHIRKSDRLAVSKLVNKLTRGSLKSPYAVCMLIRIACKLIEEEDIPSEELSDSPLFTFIESCLRHKSEMVIYEAAHAIVNLKNTNPRMLSPAFSILQLFCSSPKATLRFAAVRTLNKVAMTHPAAVTTCNLDLEGLITDSNRSVATLAITTLLKTGAESSVERLMKQISTFVAEISDEFKVVVVQAICALCTKYPRKHTVLMNFLSGMLREEGGLEYKTSIVDTIITIIEENADAKESGLSHLCEFIEDCEHVSLAVRILHLLGKEGPFAATPSKYIRFIYNRVILESPIVRAAAVTAMAQFGASCPALLSNILVLLGRCQMDPDDEVRDRATYYLSILNSERPELYKNYIIERENCSLALLEKSLVDHLNGDLETRFDISIVPKAAIVKPVIANDVMLVTSTAPRPPKITREEESAARLAQLPGIQVLGPIHRSTAPIQLTESETEYTVQCIKHIFGQHVVFQFDCLNTLSDQFLENVRVELTLPEGFTTRAIIPCPKLPYNDLQTTFVIVEFPPDAASSIATFGATLRFVVKDCDPNTGEPDSEEGYDDEYMLEDLELTVADQIQKTKKNNFQVAWDAADSEEWLQAEDTFVLSAVTTLQDAVNTIVKILGLGAANLSEKVPEGTHLHTLLCSGTFRGGAEVLVRAKLALSEGVTLNLTVRSTDQDVAELITAAIG
- the gammaCOP gene encoding coatomer subunit gamma isoform X2 codes for the protein MGSFRRDKDEEEDAGPSNAYQNLEKTSVLQETRTFNETPVNARKCIHILTKILYLINQGEQLVAREATDCFFAMTKLFQSKDVVLRRMVYLGIKELSSIAEDVIIVTSSLTKDMTGKEDLYRAAAIRALCSITDNTMLQAVERYMKQCIVDKNAAVSCAALVSSLRLASTAGDVVKRWANEAQEALNSDNIMVQYHALGLLYHIRKSDRLAVSKLVNKLTRGSLKSPYAVCMLIRIACKLIEEEDIPSEELSDSPLFTFIESCLRHKSEMVIYEAAHAIVNLKNTNPRMLSPAFSILQLFCSSPKATLRFAAVRTLNKVAMTHPAAVTTCNLDLEGLITDSNRSVATLAITTLLKTGAESSVERLMKQISTFVAEISDEFKVVVVQAICALCTKYPRKHTVLMNFLSGMLREEGGLEYKTSIVDTIITIIEENADAKESGLSHLCEFIEDCEHVSLAVRILHLLGKEGPFAATPSKYIRFIYNRVILESPIVRAAAVTAMAQFGASCPALLSNILVLLGRCQMDPDDEVRDRATYYLSILNSERPELYKNYIIERENCSLALLEKSLVDHLNGDLETRFDISIVPKAAIVKPVIANDVMLVTSTAPRPPKITREEESAARLAQLPGIQVLGPIHRSTAPIQLTESETEYTVQCIKHIFGQHVVFQFDCLNTLSDQFLENVRVELTLPEGFTTRAIIPCPKLPYNDLQTTFVIVEFPPDAASSIATFGATLRFVVKDCDPNTGEPDSEEGYDDEYMLEDLELTVADQIQKTKKNNFQVAWDAADSEEWLQAEDTFVLSAVTTLQDAVNTIVKILGLGAANLSEKVPEGTHLHTLLCSGTFRGGAEVLVRAKLALSEGVTLNLTVRSTDQDVAELITAAIG
- the gammaCOP gene encoding coatomer subunit gamma isoform X1 yields the protein MNYFSIATHKKQRGNPPAGPSNAYQNLEKTSVLQETRTFNETPVNARKCIHILTKILYLINQGEQLVAREATDCFFAMTKLFQSKDVVLRRMVYLGIKELSSIAEDVIIVTSSLTKDMTGKEDLYRAAAIRALCSITDNTMLQAVERYMKQCIVDKNAAVSCAALVSSLRLASTAGDVVKRWANEAQEALNSDNIMVQYHALGLLYHIRKSDRLAVSKLVNKLTRGSLKSPYAVCMLIRIACKLIEEEDIPSEELSDSPLFTFIESCLRHKSEMVIYEAAHAIVNLKNTNPRMLSPAFSILQLFCSSPKATLRFAAVRTLNKVAMTHPAAVTTCNLDLEGLITDSNRSVATLAITTLLKTGAESSVERLMKQISTFVAEISDEFKVVVVQAICALCTKYPRKHTVLMNFLSGMLREEGGLEYKTSIVDTIITIIEENADAKESGLSHLCEFIEDCEHVSLAVRILHLLGKEGPFAATPSKYIRFIYNRVILESPIVRAAAVTAMAQFGASCPALLSNILVLLGRCQMDPDDEVRDRATYYLSILNSERPELYKNYIIERENCSLALLEKSLVDHLNGDLETRFDISIVPKAAIVKPVIANDVMLVTSTAPRPPKITREEESAARLAQLPGIQVLGPIHRSTAPIQLTESETEYTVQCIKHIFGQHVVFQFDCLNTLSDQFLENVRVELTLPEGFTTRAIIPCPKLPYNDLQTTFVIVEFPPDAASSIATFGATLRFVVKDCDPNTGEPDSEEGYDDEYMLEDLELTVADQIQKTKKNNFQVAWDAADSEEWLQAEDTFVLSAVTTLQDAVNTIVKILGLGAANLSEKVPEGTHLHTLLCSGTFRGGAEVLVRAKLALSEGVTLNLTVRSTDQDVAELITAAIG
- the pygo gene encoding protein pygopus, translated to MTHNLGMAPYRLPGPAGGLCPPDFKPPPPTDIISAPSNPKKRRKTSSAANSAAAVAAAAAAAAAAANSMQQQQAPPTPQDLLPPPPMGGFGDTIIASNPFDDSPQVSAMSSSAAAAMAAMNQMGGGPGGGHFGGGGPGGHPHWEDRMGMGGGPPPPPHMHPHMHPHHPGGPMGHPHGPHPHMGGPPPMRGMSPMHPHQMGPGPGVGLPPHMNHGRPGGPGGPGGPVPMGSPMGGMAGMGGMSPMGGMGGPSISPHHMGMGGLSPMGGGPNGPNPRAMQGSPMGGPGQNSPMNSLPMGSPMGNPIGSPLGPPSGPGPGNPGNPGGPQQQQQPPQPPMNNGQMGPPPLHSPLGNGPTGHGSHMPGGPIPGPGPGPGGLVGPGGISPAHGNNPGGPGNNMLGGNPGGGGNNNNGSNTNNASNNNQNPHLSPAAGRLGVPTSMQSNGPSVSSVASSSVPSPATPTLTPTSTATSMSTSVPTSSPAPPAMSPHHSLNSSGPSPGMPNSGPSPLQSPAGPNGPNNNNSNNNNNGPMMGQMNPNAVPMQHQQHMGGGPPGHGMGMNQMLPPQQPSHLGPPHPNMMNHPHPHPHPHHHPGGPPPHMMGGPGMHGGPGGMPPHMGGGPNPHMMGGPHGNAGPHMGHGHMGGVPGPGPGPGGMNGPPHPHMSPHHGHPHHHHNPMGGPGPNMFGGGGGGPMGPGGPMGNMGPMGGGPMGGPMGVGPKPMTMGGGKMYPPGQPMVFNPQNPNAPPIYPCGMCHKEVNDNDEAVFCESGCNFFFHRTCVGLTEAAFQMLNKEVFAEWCCDKCVSSKHIPMVKFKC